The Meleagris gallopavo isolate NT-WF06-2002-E0010 breed Aviagen turkey brand Nicholas breeding stock unplaced genomic scaffold, Turkey_5.1 ChrUn_random_7180001924494, whole genome shotgun sequence genomic interval AAAAGGTTTTTGAAGAACTGGCTAAAATCAGACAAGCACCGCTCCCAGACCAACATAAGCCTCCCAGACCAAGAACACTTAGTAACTGCCTTGCTTTATTTACCAATCCTGGAAGCTTTTAATCAAAGCTGAGGACTGAGACACTCACCAGTCTTCCTGGCTTAAGAGGTAGCAGCAACCACACCCACCTTCTGGGCAGCTTCTTTCTTGGCTTGGTGAGCCTGCAACACTGCAACAGCCTCCTCCACCTCCAGGAAGACAGAGGAGCCAGCGAGTGAGAATCCTCTCTCAACCGAAGGGTCCCACAGTCTGCCCCCACCCAAGGGAACGGGCAGCTTACCTTTGACCGGAGGGACTCTGGAGACTCCAGCATGTGCAACAGCTCTGAGTTGTCAATCTCCAGCAACATTCCTGTGATCTTCCCTGCAAGGCTGGGGTGCATAGCTTGAATAAGA includes:
- the LOC104916607 gene encoding polyadenylate-binding protein 4; this translates as MLAAAPPQEQKQMLGERLFPLIQAMHPSLAGKITGMLLEIDNSELLHMLESPESLRSKVEEAVAVLQAHQAKKEAAQKVGVVAATS